In the Salmo trutta chromosome 13, fSalTru1.1, whole genome shotgun sequence genome, catgagaaagttgtccggctgcggggaccgtgcgagggggtttatactaacgttactatctgtacttactggtggcacagacgctgtttcatcctttcctacactgaaattgcccttgcctaacgattgcgtctgaagctgccCTTGCCTAACGGTTGCGTCTGAAGAAAGAATATGACACCACAACAAGCCTGCCAAGAGagagccgcccaccaaaactcatggaccaggcaaggagggcattaatcagaggcaacaaagagaccaaatataaccctgaaggagctgcaaagctccacagcggagattggagtatctgtccataggaccactttaagccgtacaccacagagctgggctttatggaagagtggccagaaaaagccattgcttaacgAAAAAAtaaaagcaaacatgtttggtgttcgccaaaaggcatgtgggaaactccccaaacatatggaagaaggtacactggtcagatgagactaaaattgagctatttggccatcaaggaaaatgctatgtctggcgcaaacccaacacctctcatcaccccgagaattccatccccacagtgaagcatggtggtggcagcatcatgttgttgggatgtttttcattggcagggactgggaaacgggtcagaattgaaggaatgatggagggagCTACAGTAATtacagggacattcttgagggaaacctgtttcactcttccagagatttgagactgggacggaggttcaccttccagtaggacaatgactcgaagcatactgctaaagcaacactcgagtggtttaaggggaaacatttaaatgtcttggaattgtcacatctgctcctgctacaCCCTCTGGTGTTCACCTGGCATCTTCTTGAACTGCAGTTACTCCCCCTGtacactctttctctccctctcccctctgtgtgattgtgtggttggagacaggtgtgctggagtcagagcagatccctaccagctgcaactcgttccataatcaagacctctacaaatactcagtcctgccacttccactctgccagattgtaatctctgctcattaccgctctgtctctggctcctgtctcctgttccacatctcaccacccaactaccttgctctggattttactcaccacaactaccttggattcccctcaggacctgtttaccctgttctACTCAGCTAACGTCAACCTCAGTCTCCACATCTGTTTTTTTTCGGCAACTCATCCGAGCTTCCccggatctgcactccatatctccctgtgtaacaataaatattttggttaattcatccctgtttcctcatctgagtctgctcttgggttcccctgtgtcaCTCCGCATAAcaggaatggcctagtcaaagcccagacttcaatccaattgagaatctgtggaatgacttaaagattgctgtactccagtggaacccatccaacttgaaggagctggagcagtattgcgttgaagaatgggcaaaatcccagtagctagatgtgccaagcttatagagacatacaccAAGAGGCTTGCAGCTATAATTACTGCAAaaggtattgactttggggggttgaatagttatgcaccctcaagttttctgtttttttgtcttatttcttgtttgtttcacaataaaacatattttgcatcttcaaagtggtagaaatattttgtaaatcaaatgataaaaaccccccaaaaatccattttaattccaggttgtaaggcaacaaaataggaaaaatgccaaggggggtgaatacattcgcaagccactgtatatatatatatgtgtgtgtgtgtgtgtgtgtgtgtgtgtgtgtgtgtgtgtgtgtgtgtgtgtgtgtgtgtgtgtgtgtgtgtgtgtgtgtgtgtgtgtgtgtgtgtgtgcgtgaatatATCGCACCACTGAAGACCTTTCTCTCTGCAGAAGGCCATGCAGGCCATGGGCCAGTGCGACAGTCCCTCAAAGTCTGGCCTGAGCTCAGACACGTGCATATAGCGAGCCTCCACATCCCTCAGGTTCTCCTGTACACACACCACCCCCAGCCACCACCCACCCCGCCGGGGGCCCCAACCCGCTCCCAAACACAGCCTCCAAAAGCTGTTTCACCttaccagaacagagaggaaagTGTCATAGAGGaataacatttttggggggagggaTTTATAATAGGCAAGTAGGTATTTCAAAAGAGAAAAATACCCTTTTAAATGATGGTAGGTAAAGTAATGAAGCAGTGAAATAAATCGTTATAATGGGGTAAAAGACAACAAAAAAACTACCTCACCATGCTGTTTACTGGGATATTGGCAGGTTGGTTGTTGGGGCGGATGGTAAGCAGATAGTCAATGAGGCCGGGTCTCTCTCCACAACGGATAGCGATACCCAGGGTACTCCCCTAGGCAGGGCATGAGACGGGGGTTGTTAAACACAGAGGAGGACTCCCAGGCTTCACTGGCGATCCGCTGGTGAACCATTCCATTCTGGAGGAGGTCCATGCTTCATCTGGAGGAGGTCCAGGCTTCACTGGTGATCCACTGGAGACCCATCACATTCTGAAGGAGGTCCAGGCTTCACTGGCGATCCACTGGAGACCTGTCACATTCTGGAGGATGGCCAGACTTCATTGATGATCCACTGGAGACCCGTCACATTCTGGAGGAGGGCCAGACTTCATTGATGATCCACTGGAGACCCGTCACATTCTGGAGGAGGGCCAGACTTCATTGATGATCCACTGGAGACCCGTCACATTCTGGAGGAGGGCCAAGCTTCATTGACAATCCACTGGAGACCCGTCACATTCTGGAGGAGGTCCAGGCTTCACTGGCGATCCACTGGAGACCCGTCACATTCTGGAGGAGGGCCAAGCTTCCTTGACGATCCACTGAAGACCCATCACATTCTGGATGAGGGCCAGGCTTCACTGGTGATCCACTGGAGACCCGTCACATTCTGGAGGAGGGCCAGACTTCATTGACGATCCACTGGAGACCCGTCACATTCTGGGGGAGGGCCAGGTTTCATTGACAATCCACTGAAGACCCGTCACATTCTGGAGGAGGGCCAGGCTTCACTGGCGATCCACTGGAGACTTGTCACATTCTGGAGGAGGGCCAGGCTTCATTGACGATCCACTGGAGACCCGTCACATTCTGGAGGAGGTCCAGGCTTCACTGGCGATCCACATTCTGCATCACCACCTTGTAAAATGTGTTTTATAATTTATAATCTTGCCATCAAGAATGCCACAATGTAATATTTTACAACTCTTTTATGCATTATGTATTTAGCTTATTTATGTGAGATGGGTAAATAAGCTTCAATTGCTATTATGGCTGTAATTATGGCTATATAATGTATTTGCTGATACTGTATGGATACatttataataaataaataaaggtagGCCTCGTTGGAGAACCACCTCATTCTAACGATTTATTTCACTGCTTCATTCTGTCCACCAGAGGGAGCAGGTAGGCCTCGTTGGAGAACCACCTCATTCTAACGATTTATTTCACTGCTTAATTCTGTCCACCAGAGGGAGCAGGTAGGCCTCGTTGGAGAACCACCTCATTCTAATGATTTATTTCTCCGCTTCATTCCATCCACCAGAGGGAGCAGGTAGGCCTCGTTGGAGAACCACCTCATTCTAACAATTTATTTCACTGCTTCATTCTATCCACCAGAGGGAGCAGGTAGGCCTCGTTGGAGAACCAACTCAATCTAATGATTTATTTCACTGCTTCATTCTGTCCACCAGAGGGAGCAGGTAGGCCTCGTTGGAGAACCACCTCGTTCTAATGATTTATTTCACTGCTCCATTCAGTCCACCAGAGGGAGCAGGTAGGCCTCGTTGGagaaccaccaccaccaccagagcAGAGGACTGCTTGATCTCAACCCACAATCCTATGCAGCTCTGTGGAGTGGTTGTGAATGGGCCTTTAAATATATAGATCTAGACCATTATGGCTGTCcttcgtctctccctctctcaattcaattcaattcaaagggctttattggcatgggaaatatgtTTACATTACTAAAGCAAGATGAATATACaagaaacaaaaatgaaataaaatctgaaaattaacagtaagcattacactcacaaaagtttcaaaggaatagagacatttcaaatgtcatactatggctatatacagtgttttaaCCATatgtaaatagttaaagtacaaaagggaaaataaataaacataaatatgggttgtatttacaatggtgtttgttcttcactggttgcccttttcttgtggcaacaggtcacaaatcttgcttctATGATTGCACACAGTATTTGGTATTTCACTTactagatatgggagtttatcaatatGTGATTCGTTTTCAAATTatatgtgggtctgtgtaatctgagggaaatatttgtctctaacgtggtcatacatttggcaggaggttaggaagtgcagctcagtttccacctcattttgtctTCTCTTtaaagccaggtctgcctacagcggcctttctcaatagcaaagcaatgctcactgagtctgtagatagtcaaagctttccttaagttttgaTCAGTCACAGGGGTCAGGTATTTTGTcaatgtgtactctctgtttagggccaaatagcattctagtgtGCTCAGCTTTTTTTGTtagttctttccaatgtgtcaagtgattatctttttgttttctcatgatttggttgggtctaattgtgttgctgttctggggcctctctctctctctctctctctctctctctcactctctctctcgctctctctctctctctctctctctctctctctctctacctctgttttATAGTGGTATGTCAACCTCTGTGAAACTGTAGGTTAATGTAAATGTTTGACATGTGGCAGGGGTGGCACGAGGTGGTAGGGGAGGGATGGCAAGGGGTCAGAGGTTGCAGGTTGGTGATGAGACATGAGAGTGTCAGAGACATAAATATTGAAGACCTGCAAGCTATTTCACCGTGTGTCCTGTAGGTGTCAGTCAAAGTTGTTTTTCTCCctcaccctcttcctctccctcttactgtcacctctccctctccctttccctctcactgtacctgtccctctccctcttcattTTCCTCTCACTCTtactgtccctctccctcttcctctcccccttcctgtctctctccttgtccctctccctcttcctcttactctccctctcctctccctctccctgtccctctccctgtccctgtccctcttactgtccctctccctctatctcttcctcttcctctcactgtccctctccctctcactctccatccTATATCTGCACCTGCAGGGAACATATCTGGGCACAAAGCCTCACACATCTCAACTGAGCTtctctgtggacacacacacacagaaacacacgtgtgtgtgtgctcacccccatgtgtgtgttttccactgattctccagtctctctgatatctagtggaagcaacACTGCTGAATGCCATTTCCCCTGACAGCACTCAGTCTGTCTACGCAGTCTGCCTTTCACAACACGGACTCTCTGtaactctccctctctatctcactaCAGAGAGATTACTGTCATTTCATTGTACAATGTACATTTACAGAATGTAGAAATAGTAATAACAGGAGAGTGTTAAATTATATTAATGTGAATCGGTATCTTCTTACCTGTTTAGTGCAGTTTGATATTACTTGACTAGGTACTTTCCTGCAGTTCAGCATTTTGTGTCATGACAATGAGGGCTTCTATTGGAGTGTGATAGTCATCAAGCACTGCTCTATGGTTCTGTGTGGGTCCCACTGATTGGCCTCGCCTGCTGTCAATCATCTGATTTAACTAGTGAAGCAGATGTGATTACCTTCATAAGGCAGGTCGTCTACCTATCTGACACATATCACAGGGAGCCCTCCTTTCTAGCATAAACTATATATATTATCACTCTCTCACCCACTCTCAGTCTACATGCCAGCCAGGTAAGTTGTCCTTGGCTTTGTCCACATTGCGGTAACAGTCTTTGGGATATCCCCTTTTTCATCATCTGTTTCATCTCCCATCTGCATGGAGCAACAGCGGACACTGCGGCGGGCACCTCCACAGACACCTAGCAGGATATGTATCTTCTGGGTCCTGACACTGCGTCAGACATCCAACAGAACACATCTGTGGGTTCTGCTCAGCCTCCTGGTGCTCTACCCCACCTCTCTGGCTACAGCTGGTGGGTCTGAATCCAGGGTTGGGGCCGATCTGGGGCTAGGGTGTGTGAGTCTGGTTGACAGTGAGCTGCCTGTGCTGCAGTCTGAGGGGGATGTAGTGATAGGGGGTCTGTTCCCTCTCCACTACCTGGCCCTAGAGCCAGAGCACAGCTACAGGACGAAGCCTCAACACACACAGTGCAACGGGTGAGTGAACATATGGTACTGCTTGAAACAGTAGAGGATTATTACTACGGGATGTTCTTTTCTCCTGTTGAGAACGTTGTTTAACTAGCCAAGAGCACGGAATGCATATATTTTCATACAGTCTTCCTGGTGTTCTttacctctctcactctgtctccctcgctgtctccctctctgtctccctctctctctccctttctgcctcgctctctgcctctctctctgcctcgctctctgcctctctctctgtctccctctcattctccctctccgtctccatctctctctctctttctctctgcctccctctttgtctccctctctgtctccctctccctgtctgtctctctctgtctgtctctctgcctgcctctctgtgtaGTTTCGACCACAGAGCCTTCCGTTGGATGATGACCATGGTGTTTGCGGTGGATGAGATTAACTGTAACTCAACCTTACTGCCAGGTGTGAGGCTGGGCTACAGAATCCTGGACAGCTGTGACCACGTCCACACCAGCCTGAGAGGGGCGCTCTCCGTGGTCACTGGGAAGAGGACTGAGGAGAACATAGAgaagggggtggaggagaggatgcCTGGGTGCCTGGCTGGAGCCCCTGTAACTGCTGTCGTCGGTCTAGCCTCCTCTACCCCTACAGGGGCTGTGGCTCACACCCTGGGCCCCTTCAACATCCcactggtgagagagagacagagacagatatagaTTGTTTAACATGTATGATATATTGTTCTCTCCACAGGTGAGCTACTTTGCGACCTGTACCTGTCTGACAGATAAACTCTCCTACCCCTCGTTCCTGCGGACTGTGCCCAGTGACCTGttccaggtgtgaaggaagatgAGAAAGTTTTAGACATAAGTAGTGCAAAAGCAATGTGTTAAGTGGACTTTTATGTCTTCATGTATTGCTCAGTTTACTAAACTCCAGTTAAATAATCACCTCCTTATAATGCAAATTGCTAAAGAAAGAACGTCAAATTTAATCACAGTGCCAGATTACAATGAGGTTTATGGTAAATGTTTCTCTCAAAACATTGCTTTTGCTGCTATGAAAATGTCCCCCATAATTTCTCTTATGCCATGCTCTCAGTCTAATCCTTCACTTTTTTTTATCTCATCCTAGATTCGGGGTTTAGTCCAGTTGGTGAGCCACTTCGGCTGGCGCTGGGTTGGCATCCTGGGCACCTCGGACGACTACAGTCGCTATGGCATCCAGGCCTTTACCCAGCAGCTGAAGGACCAGGGAGGCTGCCTGGCGTTCCACCTCACCATCCCCAATTCGCCCTCCCCAGCTGGGCTACGTGCCATGGCGGACACCCTGCAGAGCTCCAGGGCTCGCGTGGTGGTAGCCTTCGCTACAGAGGGCCAGCTTCTGGAGTTTCTCTCTGAGGTGAGTTCTCCTCTATAAAATATTCTGTCAAGTATTTACttcattttgatttatttatctTCCTTTCTTCTAGTTTTATTGTGCTAAATAAAACTATGTAGAATCTCTCTGAGAACGTGGATAAGCAACATACAATACCAACTGTTTAATTCCTCATCCTCAGCTGGCAGTGAGGAACGTTACAGGGTTCCAGTGGGTGGCCAGTGAGGCCTGGGTTACGGCCAGCCTGCTCACCTCCCCTCAGTTCCACCCACTGCTACAGGGCACCCTGGGCTTCTCCTTCCCAGGAGTCAGTATCCCTGGCCTGGGGGACTTCCTGCTAAAGGTCAGGCCCTCACCCACACCGGGGTCTGAGTTCATCAATATGTTCTGGGAGGAACTGTTTGGCTGCAAGTTGGATTTTGGAGCGGGCAGCGGCTCAAAGGGTTCTGGGCTGACTGCTATATGTACTGGTTCAGAAGATCTGAGGGACACAAAGAGCAGCTACTCTGACGTGTCTCGGGTCAGGATCTCCTATAATGTGTATAAGGCAGTGTATGCTATAGCCCACGCACTGCACCAGCTGCTACAGTGTGGCTCTACTGGACACAGACAAGCTCAGGAGAAGTGTAACACCAGCACATATTTTACACCCAGACAGgtatgatatgtgtgtgtgtgtgtgtgtgtgtgtgtgtgtgtgtgtgtgtgtgtgtgtgtgtgtgtgtgtgtgtgtgtgtgtgtgtgtgtgtgtgtgtgtgtgtgtgtgtgtgtgaatatatcCCACCACTGAAGACCTTTCTCTCTGCAGaaggccatgtgtgtgtgtgtgtgtgtgagggtaagTAAGTATGATTATTTATTAATGTATTTCCAGTAATATTTAATAATCCTTTTACGTTACATGGTTTTAACGACATGATCTCATCCCCTTACCATCTGGTTTTCTCCAGCTCTTACACCACCTGAAGAGGGTGAATTTCACCAATCAGTTTGGGGAGAAGGTGCATTTTGATGCCAATGGGGAGCCAGTTCCCCTCTATGACATTATTAACTGGCAGAAGGTCAGCAGTGGAGATATCAAGTTCCAGAAGGTGGGAAGCTATGACGGCTCTGCCCCCCTCAGCCAACAATTGCAGATTGACGAGAGCGCCATCGTGTGGATAGGAGGGCAATCACAGGTGGGTTGTACTTGAAGCTGAGGTGTGGAATGGGGTAGTTTCCAtttaaacaaaaaaatgctacttTCCACAAATAAGACTTAACTAGAACTAAAGTAAATGAGGGGCCTTTGTGTGGGTTCAGAGTGTTCTCCCCTATGCAGTATTTAAGAGGCACAGTAGAAGGCctatgtgtgtgactgtgcccTGTATCTCTCCCCAGGTGCCAGTGTCTCTGTGCAGTGCCCCCTGCCTTCCTGGCAGCAGACAGGCCCGTCGTCCAGGAGAGTCTCCCTGCTGCTTCGACTGCCTGCCCTGTGCAGCTGGGGAGATCAGCAaccagacaggtacacacacagtgacacaacgCACCACGATTTGAAAGTACTGCTCTTATTTCTATATCGTTTCATATAGACCAATGTGTGTGCGCATCGTGTCCTCCCATGCAGGTTCCATAGACTGCACTAGATGTCCTGAGTTCTACTggtcagacagagacagggtgaagTGCATCGCTGGGATAGAAGACTTCCTGTCCTTCTATGACACCATGGGCATCATCCTGGTGTCATTCTCCCTGCTGGGTGTTGTCTCGACAACCACCGTCACAGCCATCTTCCACCGTTTCCGGGCCACGCCCGTTGTCAAGGCCAACAACTCAGAGCTGAGCTTCCTGCTTCTCCTGTCACTCAAGCTTTGCTTCTTGTGCTCTCTGCTGTTCATTGGGCGTCCCTCTGCGTGGTCGTGCCGGTTCCGCCAGGCAGCGTTTGGGGTTAGCTTCGTGCTCTGCCTCTCCTGCCTTCTGGTCAAGACCATTGTAGTGCTGCTGGCCTTCAGGGCCACTGTACCAGGCTCCAGTGCCCTGATGAAACTGTTCGGACCTTCCCAGCAGAGGACACTGATTCTCTGCTCCACCGCACCTCAGGTAGAACCTGTTGAACTCATTAAACAGTAGTCCTACTACATAACCTTTTGATGTTTGTCATGTTGGCCGGCCACATGATGCTTGTTGTTCCACCCCTTCCCCTAGGTGTGTCTCTGTGCTGGCTGGCTCTCCATGGCTCCTTCCATCCCGTTCAGGAACTCTTCGTACCAGGGTCTGACTGGCATGGTAGTGCTGGAGTGTAAGGAGCCCTGGCCCCCAGGGTTTTATTTGGTGCTGGGCTACATCGGCTTGctggcctctctctgtctcctcctagCCTTCCTCGGACGCAAACTCCCTGACACTTTCAACGAGGCCAAGCTCATCACCTTCAGCATGCTGATCTTCTGTGCTGTATGGATCTCCTTCGTCCCTGCCTACGTCAGCACTCCTGGGAAGTACACTGTAGCTGTGGAGATATTCGCCATCTTAGCCTCTAGTTTTGGACTGCTGCTGTGCATCTTTGCCCCTAAATGTTACATCATCTTACTAAGACCAGAGAGGAACACTAAGAAAACACTAAGAAAGGGATGACAGGGAACAGGGAAACCAGAAATGATCAAAGTTGAGATTTAAAGTTATTACATTcagtaccagtcacaagtttggacacaccttctcattcaagggtttttctgaattttttactattttctacattatagaataatagtgaagacatcaaaactatgaaataacacatatagaatcatgtagtaaccaaaaacgtgttaaacaaatctaaatatattttacatttgtgattcttcaaagtagccaccctttgccttgatgacagtgtggcacactctggcattctctcaaccagcttcatgaggtagtcatctggaatgcatttcaattaacagttgtgccttgttaaaagttcatttggggAATTCATTTTCTGCAAAGgaaccactacttaaggacaccaataataagaagagacattTTTTGTCCAAGAaatatgagcaatggacattagaatggtggaaatatgtcctttggtctgataagtccaaatttgagatttttggttccaaccgccatgtcttagtgagacgcagagtaggtgagcggatgatctccgtatgtgtggttcccaccgtgaagcatgaaggaggaggtgtgatgatgtgggggtgctttgctggtgacactgtctgtgatttatttttaattcaaggcacacttaaccagcatgacaaccacagcattctgcaacgatacgccatcccatctggtttgcgcttagtgggactatcattcgtttttcaacaggacaatgacccaacacacctccagcagccaaca is a window encoding:
- the LOC115206637 gene encoding extracellular calcium-sensing receptor-like, which translates into the protein MMTMVFAVDEINCNSTLLPGVRLGYRILDSCDHVHTSLRGALSVVTGKRTEENIEKGVEERMPGCLAGAPVTAVVGLASSTPTGAVAHTLGPFNIPLVSYFATCTCLTDKLSYPSFLRTVPSDLFQIRGLVQLVSHFGWRWVGILGTSDDYSRYGIQAFTQQLKDQGGCLAFHLTIPNSPSPAGLRAMADTLQSSRARVVVAFATEGQLLEFLSEGTLGFSFPGVSIPGLGDFLLKVRPSPTPGSEFINMFWEELFGCKLDFGAGSGSKGSGLTAICTGSEDLRDTKSSYSDVSRVRISYNVYKAVYAIAHALHQLLQCGSTGHRQAQEKCNTSTYFTPRQLLHHLKRVNFTNQFGEKVHFDANGEPVPLYDIINWQKVSSGDIKFQKVGSYDGSAPLSQQLQIDESAIVWIGGQSQVPVSLCSAPCLPGSRQARRPGESPCCFDCLPCAAGEISNQTGSIDCTRCPEFYWSDRDRVKCIAGIEDFLSFYDTMGIILVSFSLLGVVSTTTVTAIFHRFRATPVVKANNSELSFLLLLSLKLCFLCSLLFIGRPSAWSCRFRQAAFGVSFVLCLSCLLVKTIVVLLAFRATVPGSSALMKLFGPSQQRTLILCSTAPQVCLCAGWLSMAPSIPFRNSSYQGLTGMVVLECKEPWPPGFYLVLGYIGLLASLCLLLAFLGRKLPDTFNEAKLITFSMLIFCAVWISFVPAYVSTPGKYTVAVEIFAILASSFGLLLCIFAPKCYIILLRPERNTKKTLRKG